A genomic window from Candidatus Kouleothrix ribensis includes:
- a CDS encoding MoxR family ATPase — MHRREAESVPASIESVQAFATSVRENVARVIVGKHEPIDLLLVALLCGGHALLEDVPGVGKTMLARALAISLGLSFRRLQCTPDLLPNDVLGVSVYRQNEGVFQFQPGPIFANILLADEINRATPRTQSALLEAMGEGQVTIDGETRALSQPFLVLATQNPVEFEGTFPLPEAQLDRFLVEVGLGYPTPAEEARMLQALAGAHPIGSIGQVVAGAELPALQQTIWGIHVSEPLRDYIIRLANATRQHPDLALGVSPRATFALFRATQAYAALAGRDYALPDDIKALVGPVWRHRLMLRPESALRGRSAAAVLEAVLAEATLDLGENSA, encoded by the coding sequence ATCCATCGGAGAGAGGCTGAATCCGTGCCCGCTTCAATCGAGAGTGTCCAGGCGTTTGCTACCAGCGTGCGCGAGAATGTCGCCCGCGTGATCGTTGGCAAGCACGAACCGATCGACCTGCTGCTCGTCGCGCTGCTGTGTGGCGGCCACGCCTTACTCGAGGATGTGCCCGGCGTCGGCAAGACCATGCTGGCCCGCGCGTTGGCGATCTCGCTGGGCCTGAGCTTCAGGCGCCTCCAGTGTACGCCCGATTTGCTGCCCAACGATGTGCTGGGCGTGTCGGTCTACCGCCAGAACGAGGGCGTCTTTCAGTTCCAGCCCGGCCCGATCTTCGCCAATATTCTGCTGGCCGACGAGATCAATCGGGCCACGCCGCGCACGCAGAGCGCGCTGCTCGAGGCGATGGGCGAGGGCCAGGTGACGATCGATGGCGAGACGCGCGCGCTTAGCCAGCCCTTCCTGGTGCTGGCTACCCAGAATCCGGTCGAGTTCGAGGGCACCTTTCCGTTGCCCGAGGCCCAGCTCGACCGCTTCCTGGTCGAGGTCGGCCTGGGCTACCCCACGCCAGCAGAAGAGGCCCGGATGCTCCAGGCGCTCGCCGGCGCCCATCCGATCGGCTCGATCGGCCAGGTGGTTGCGGGGGCCGAGCTGCCCGCGCTCCAGCAGACGATCTGGGGCATCCATGTGAGCGAGCCACTGCGCGACTATATCATTCGCCTGGCCAACGCCACGCGCCAGCATCCCGATCTGGCGCTCGGCGTCAGCCCGCGCGCGACGTTCGCGCTGTTTCGGGCGACGCAGGCCTACGCCGCGCTGGCCGGCCGCGACTACGCGCTGCCCGACGACATCAAAGCGCTGGTTGGCCCGGTCTGGCGCCACCGGCTGATGCTGCGGCCCGAGAGCGCGCTGCGCGGCCGCAGCGCTGCCGCCGTGCTCGAGGCGGTGCTGGCCGAGGCAACGCTCGACCTTGGCGAGAATAGTGCATAG
- a CDS encoding response regulator transcription factor: protein MTKPRLLIADDHRMFRQGLRELIERKTEFAVVGEASTGREALAQVDALRPDIMLLDIQMPDLDGVAVARQLAQTHPEVKLIMLTMYRHDQHVIEAIKAGVQAYLLKDADAEELIDVIQRVHRGEAALDPSITARVFSEIRRANSTPPADEQLTPREHAIIQLLAEGHDNRTIAARLHLSEKTVGNRMSEIFQKLGVTNRTQAAMVAIQRGLVPAPGGDRLP, encoded by the coding sequence ATGACCAAACCACGCCTGCTGATTGCTGATGATCATCGTATGTTTCGCCAGGGCCTGCGCGAGCTGATCGAGCGCAAGACCGAGTTCGCCGTGGTGGGCGAAGCCAGCACCGGCCGCGAGGCGCTGGCCCAGGTCGATGCGCTGCGGCCCGACATTATGCTGCTCGACATCCAGATGCCCGATCTCGATGGTGTCGCGGTGGCACGCCAGCTCGCGCAGACCCACCCCGAGGTCAAGCTGATTATGCTGACGATGTATCGCCACGACCAGCACGTAATCGAGGCGATCAAGGCCGGCGTGCAGGCCTACCTGCTCAAAGATGCCGATGCCGAGGAGCTGATCGACGTGATTCAGCGCGTTCACCGCGGCGAAGCGGCGCTCGATCCGTCGATTACGGCGCGTGTGTTCAGTGAGATCCGGCGCGCGAACAGCACCCCGCCCGCCGACGAACAGCTGACGCCGCGCGAGCACGCGATCATCCAGCTGCTGGCCGAGGGCCACGACAACCGGACGATCGCCGCGCGCCTGCACCTCTCCGAAAAAACCGTCGGCAACCGTATGAGCGAGATCTTCCAGAAGCTTGGCGTCACCAACCGCACCCAGGCCGCCATGGTCGCCATCCAGCGCGGGCTGGTGCCGGCGCCGGGCGGCGACCGCCTGCCTTAA
- a CDS encoding ferritin-like domain-containing protein has translation MNQKTNGIVSRRRFLQGTAGIGGGVVAASFAGAFGLGLAEAAAANDEPQTILNLAATAEALAVTFYYSAITGAQFEVDPADLVYLKLAMDAEKYHYDFLTSAGGKALTNQFFVPANVLSDVDVFVKTGLAAETAFVAAYLAATRRFAEAGQGKLAATTAQHAASEAVHLALIRDIAGLVPNDLAVPAAIYYNVSDAVPTLAPFLKGGAGFIGPVKMPSNDQFNAALDGLKAGHPPMYVSIY, from the coding sequence ATGAATCAGAAGACCAACGGCATCGTATCGCGGCGGCGGTTTCTCCAGGGCACAGCCGGCATCGGCGGCGGGGTCGTGGCTGCAAGCTTTGCCGGCGCGTTTGGCCTGGGCCTGGCCGAGGCTGCGGCGGCGAATGACGAGCCGCAGACGATCTTGAACCTGGCTGCAACGGCCGAGGCGCTGGCGGTGACGTTCTACTATAGCGCGATCACCGGCGCGCAATTCGAGGTCGACCCGGCCGACCTGGTGTACCTCAAGCTGGCGATGGACGCCGAGAAATACCACTACGATTTCCTGACCTCGGCCGGCGGCAAGGCGCTGACCAACCAGTTCTTCGTGCCGGCGAATGTGCTGAGTGATGTTGATGTGTTCGTCAAAACCGGCCTGGCTGCCGAAACCGCGTTCGTCGCAGCGTACCTGGCTGCGACGCGCCGCTTCGCAGAGGCCGGGCAGGGCAAGCTGGCCGCCACCACCGCGCAGCATGCCGCCAGCGAGGCCGTACACCTGGCGCTGATACGCGACATTGCCGGCCTAGTGCCGAACGACCTGGCCGTGCCGGCGGCGATCTACTATAACGTCTCCGACGCCGTGCCAACGCTGGCGCCATTTCTCAAAGGTGGTGCGGGCTTCATCGGCCCGGTGAAGATGCCGAGCAACGATCAGTTCAACGCGGCGCTGGATGGCCTGAAGGCCGGCCACCCGCCGATGTACGTGTCGATCTATTAG